A region from the Henckelia pumila isolate YLH828 unplaced genomic scaffold, ASM3356847v2 CTG_517:::fragment_1, whole genome shotgun sequence genome encodes:
- the LOC140872963 gene encoding acetate--CoA ligase CCL3-like, which produces MSGAVLNAVNIRLNAQTIAFLLGHSRSAAIIVDQEFYTLAEEALSIIKDDKSSKDNFKLPIMIVAADKNCDPKPLQHALRKGAVEYEDFLESGDPEFSWKPPEDEWQSISLGYTSGTTASPKGVVLYHRGAYLMALSNVIVWGMGEGAVYLWTLPMFHCNGWCFPWTLAALFGTSICLRQVTAKGVYSAIANLGVTHFCAAPVVLNTIANAPENESILPLPRVVHVMTAGATPPPSVLLAMSQRGFRVTHTYGLSETYGPSAVCAWKPEWDSLSPVEQTRLNSRQGVRYVGLEGLDVIDTKSMTPVHADGKVVGEIVFRGNVVMKGYLKNPEANREAFDGGWFHSGDIGVKHPDGYIEIKDRSKDIIISGGENISSVEVENILYQHPAIFEVSVVARPDEQWGESPCAFVTLKEDADASDKQMLADDIMKFSRTNMPAYWVPKSVIFGPLPKTATGKIQKHVLRSKTKEMGPVKKSRL; this is translated from the exons ATGTCTGGGGCTGTACTGAATGCAGTCAATATTCGTCTGAATGCACAAACAATTGCTTTTCTCCTTGGACATTCTCGATCCGCTGCTATAATCGTGGATCAAGAATTCTATACCTTGGCAGAGGAAGCATTGTCCATCATAAAGGATGATAAAAGTAGTAAGGACAATTTTAAGCTTCCGATTATGATCGTTGCAGCTGATAAAAACTGTGACCCAAAGCCACTCCAACATGCACTCAGAAAAGGGGCAGTGGAATACGAGGATTTCTTGGAATCTGGTGACCCTGAATTTTCTTGGAAACCACCAGAGGACGAGTGGCAGAGCATTTCTCTGGGTTATACTTCTGGCACCACAGCTAGTCCTAAAGGGGTGGTGTTGTACCATAGAGGGGCTTACCTTATGGCTTTGAGTAATGTAATCGTATGGGGAATGGGGGAAGGAGCTGTTTACTTGTGGACTTTGCCCATGTTCCACTGTAATGGTTGGTGTTTTCCGTGGACTCTTGCGGCACTTTTCGGTACAAGCATATGCCTTAGACAG GTTACTGCTAAAGGCGTTTATTCAGCTATAGCTAATCTTGGAGTGACCCATTTCTGTGCGGCGCCAGTGGTTCTCAATACTATTGCTAATGCACCCGAAAATGAGTCCATTCTTCCCCTTCCTCGTGTTGTCCATGTAATGACAGCTGGTGCTACACCACCTCCTTCTGTTCTTCTGGCAATGTCCCAAAGAGGATTTCGAGTCACTCACACTTATGGTCTTTCTGAAACATACGGCCCCTCCGCCGTTTGTGCATGGAAGCCCGAGTGGGATTCACTATCACCGGTAGAACAAACACGATTGAATTCCAGGCAAGGTGTCCGATACGTGGGGCTAGAAGGCTTGGATGTCATCGACACGAAAAGCATGACTCCTGTACATGCGGATGGCAAAGTTGTGGGAGAAATTGTGTTCAGGGGGAATGTTGTGATGAAGGGCTATCTTAAAAACCCCGAAGCAAATCGAGAAGCTTTTGACGGTGGTTGGTTTCATTCTGGTGACATCGGTGTGAAGCATCCCGATGGGTACATAGAAATCAAAGACAGATCAAAGGACATAATTATATCAGGTGGAGAAAACATTAGTAGCGTGGAGGTAGAAAATATTCTGTATCAGCACCCTGCAATATTCGAAGTGTCGGTGGTGGCCAGGCCGGATGAGCAGTGGGGTGAATCACCTTGTGCATTTGTGACGCTCAAGGAAGATGCTGATGCTTCTGATAAGCAGATGTTAGCTGATGATATAATGAAGTTCAGTCGAACAAATATGCCTGCGTATTGGGttccaaaatcagtgatatttGGACCATTGCCAAAAACGGCCACGGGGAAAATACAGAAACATGTTCTAAGATCCAAGACAAAGGAGATGGGGCCGGTCAAGAAGAGTAGATTGTAA
- the LOC140872962 gene encoding adenylate isopentenyltransferase 5, chloroplastic-like isoform X2: MMLLRRKDKVVFVMGATGTGKSRLSIDLATRFNGEIINSDKMQVYRGLDVITNKVTEDECRGVPHHLLGMVDPDHDFTVRDFVYHATLAADAITRRGRLPIVAGGSNSYIKALVHDDFKFRSKYECCLLWVNVATPVLNSFVSKRVDQMVEAGLVAEANEFFDPSGDYSRGIKRSIGVPEMDDYFRNYIDDETRAKTELKVAIDRIKSNTCMLACRQLEKISWLEDKLDLRIHRLDATGAFTSQVAESDRAWEKAVTIPATVIVAEFICSDDIGRFMSTLAAPPPMVHTTTSSS, from the coding sequence ATGATGTTGTTGCGTCGCAAAGACAAGGTGGTGTTTGTGATGGGCGCCACGGGGACCGGAAAGTCCCGCCTTTCCATCGACTTAGCCACCCGTTTCAACGGCGAGATCATCAACTCCGACAAGATGCAAGTCTACAGGGGTTTGGACGTGATAACCAACAAAGTAACGGAGGACGAATGTCGTGGCGTGCCACACCATCTGCTCGGGATGGTCGATCCCGACCATGACTTCACGGTCCGAGACTTCGTGTATCATGCAACCCTCGCGGCTGATGCCATAACCCGGAGGGGACGATTGCCCATCGTGGCCGGAGGGTCTAATTCTTACATAAAGGCACTTGTCCACGATGACTTTAAGTTTAGGTCAAAGTATGAGTGCTGTCTTCTTTGGGTGAACGTGGCGACCCCGGTTTTGAATTCGTTCGTGTCGAAGAGGGTTGATCAGATGGTGGAAGCCGGGTTGGTGGCGGAGGCGAACGAGTTCTTCGATCCCAGTGGCGACTACAGCCGCGGCATCAAGCGGTCTATCGGCGTGCCTGAGATGGACGACTACTTTCGGAATTATATTGATGATGAAACTAGAGCCAAGACTGAACTCAAGGTGGCTATCGATCGAATAAAGTCCAACACCTGCATGTTAGCATGTCGCCAACTCGAAAAAATTTCGTGGTTGGAGGACAAGTTGGATTTGAGGATCCATCGTCTCGACGCCACCGGAGCCTTCACCAGCCAAGTGGCGGAGTCGGACCGAGCATGGGAAAAAGCGGTGACGATTCCCGCCACCGTGATCGTGGCCGAGTTCATATGCTCCGACGATATCGGGCGTTTCATGTCGACTCTTGCTGCTCCACCTCCCATGGTGCACACAACCACCTCCTccagttaa
- the LOC140872962 gene encoding adenylate isopentenyltransferase 5, chloroplastic-like isoform X1, giving the protein MRISLCVCSKQIESRLRNMMLLRRKDKVVFVMGATGTGKSRLSIDLATRFNGEIINSDKMQVYRGLDVITNKVTEDECRGVPHHLLGMVDPDHDFTVRDFVYHATLAADAITRRGRLPIVAGGSNSYIKALVHDDFKFRSKYECCLLWVNVATPVLNSFVSKRVDQMVEAGLVAEANEFFDPSGDYSRGIKRSIGVPEMDDYFRNYIDDETRAKTELKVAIDRIKSNTCMLACRQLEKISWLEDKLDLRIHRLDATGAFTSQVAESDRAWEKAVTIPATVIVAEFICSDDIGRFMSTLAAPPPMVHTTTSSS; this is encoded by the coding sequence ATGAGGATCTCATTGTGTGTCTGCAGCAAGCAAATAGAGAGCCGGCTCAGGAACATGATGTTGTTGCGTCGCAAAGACAAGGTGGTGTTTGTGATGGGCGCCACGGGGACCGGAAAGTCCCGCCTTTCCATCGACTTAGCCACCCGTTTCAACGGCGAGATCATCAACTCCGACAAGATGCAAGTCTACAGGGGTTTGGACGTGATAACCAACAAAGTAACGGAGGACGAATGTCGTGGCGTGCCACACCATCTGCTCGGGATGGTCGATCCCGACCATGACTTCACGGTCCGAGACTTCGTGTATCATGCAACCCTCGCGGCTGATGCCATAACCCGGAGGGGACGATTGCCCATCGTGGCCGGAGGGTCTAATTCTTACATAAAGGCACTTGTCCACGATGACTTTAAGTTTAGGTCAAAGTATGAGTGCTGTCTTCTTTGGGTGAACGTGGCGACCCCGGTTTTGAATTCGTTCGTGTCGAAGAGGGTTGATCAGATGGTGGAAGCCGGGTTGGTGGCGGAGGCGAACGAGTTCTTCGATCCCAGTGGCGACTACAGCCGCGGCATCAAGCGGTCTATCGGCGTGCCTGAGATGGACGACTACTTTCGGAATTATATTGATGATGAAACTAGAGCCAAGACTGAACTCAAGGTGGCTATCGATCGAATAAAGTCCAACACCTGCATGTTAGCATGTCGCCAACTCGAAAAAATTTCGTGGTTGGAGGACAAGTTGGATTTGAGGATCCATCGTCTCGACGCCACCGGAGCCTTCACCAGCCAAGTGGCGGAGTCGGACCGAGCATGGGAAAAAGCGGTGACGATTCCCGCCACCGTGATCGTGGCCGAGTTCATATGCTCCGACGATATCGGGCGTTTCATGTCGACTCTTGCTGCTCCACCTCCCATGGTGCACACAACCACCTCCTccagttaa
- the LOC140872950 gene encoding DUF21 domain-containing protein At4g14240-like gives MHLVNAVVLASVAIRHGGLQDSVFLDAEIEFGTVWWFVYAGISCVLVLFAGIMSGLTLGLMSLGLVDLEILQRSGTSSEKKQAAAILPVVQKQHQLLVTLLLCNAAAMEALPIYLDKLFNQYVAIILSVTFVLFFGEVIPQAICSRYGLAVGANFIYLVRVLMIICYPISYPIGKILDCVLGHNEALFRRAQLKALVSIHSREAGKGGDLTHDETTIISGALDLTEKTAEEAMTPIESTFSLDVNSKLDWEAMGKILARGHSRVPVYSGNPKNIIGLLLVKSLLTVRAETETPVSAVSIRRIPRVPADMPLYDILNEFQKGSSHMAAVVKSKNKKPPSIVEKSEENEPTYGNSHLTTPLLSNKEEKAESVVVDIEKVPRPSSKSNLTYDMIVGKLPPSDDSEDGEVIGIITLEDVFEELLQEEIVDETDEFVDVHKRIRVAAAAAASSVARAPSFRRVSVQKGPGSQNKLGHPLKKPGEDDEVPTNKR, from the exons atgCACCTGGTGAATGCGGTGGTGTTGGCATCTGTGGCTATCAGGCATGGGGGACTCCAAGATAGCGTCTTTTTGGACGCAGAGATTGAATTCGGAACCGTCTGGTGGTTCGTGTACGCGGGGATCTCATGCGTGCTTGTGCTGTTTGCCGGTATCATGTCCGGATTGACATTGGGTCTCATGTCATTGGGCCTCGTCGACCTCGAGATCCTTCAGAGGAGCGGTACCTCCTCTGAGAAGAAACAGGCTG CTGCAATACTTCCAGTGGTTCAGAAGCAGCACCAGCTTCTTGTGACACTACTTTTATGTAATGCTGCTGCTATGGAG GCCCTTCCTATATACCTGGATAAGCTTTTCAATCAGTATGTTGCCATTATATTGTCGGTGACTTTTGTTCTATTTTTTGGAGAG GTTATACCTCAAGCAATTTGCTCTAGGTATGGACTTGCGGTAGGTGCGAATTTTATATATCTTGTGCGTGTTTTGATGATCATTTGCTACCCGATTTCTTACCCAATTGGAAag ATACTAGATTGTGTACTGGGACATAATGAGGCGTTGTTTAGACGAGCTCAACTGAAGGCTCTTGTTTCTATTCACAGCCGTGAG GCCGGTAAAGGAGGGGATCTCACACATGACGAGACAACAATTATTAGTGGAGCACTAGATTTAACGGAGAAG ACCGCTGAGGAGGCAATGACACCAATCGAGTCCACATTTTCTTTGGATGTCAACTCGAAGTTGGACTG GGAAGCAATGGGTAAGATTCTGGCTCGTGGGCACAGTCGAGTTCCTGTCTACTCTGGGAACCCAAAAAATATAATTGGACTCTTACTG GTTAAGAGTCTTCTTACTGTGAGAGCAGAAACAGAGACCCCAGTGAGTGCTGTTTCGATACGGAGAATCCCACG TGTTCCAGCAGATATGCCGTTATATGACATACTCAATGAGTTCCAAAAAGGTAGCAGTCATATGGCGGCTGTTGTCaagagcaaaaacaaaaaacctCCTTCAATTGTGGAGAAGTCTGAAGAGAATGAACCCACGTATGGGAATTCACATTTAACGACCCCATTACTATCCAATAAAGAAGAGAAGGCGGAAAGTGTAGTGGTTGATATTGAGAAGGTTCCAAGGCCTAGCTCTAAAAGTAACCTTACATATGACATGATTGTTGGTAAATTGCCTCCATCAGACGACTCGGAAGATGGTGAAGTTATTGGTATTATCACCTTGGAAGACGTATTCGAAGAACTCTTGCAG GAGGAAATTGTTGATGAGACGGATGAATTTGTTGATGTGCACAAAAG GATACGAGTGGCTGCCGCGGCCGCAGCTTCATCAGTTGCACGTGCGCCATCTTTCCGACGGGTATCCGTCCAAAAGGGGCCT GGAAGTCAAAATAAGCTAGGACACCCTCTCAAGAAACCAGGGGAAGACGACGAAGTTCCAACAAACAAGAGATGA
- the LOC140872944 gene encoding uncharacterized protein, whose protein sequence is MLGDQHLYLVHKHQFHRGQQENRLGAPTRGHVFQVKQLKTQEGNYPVHDIELAAIVFALKIWRHYLYGERFEIFLDRKSLKYSFTQEELNMRHRCWIDFLKDYDCGIKYHPGTANLVADALSRKVKEEHRRTSGLMQSLEISEWNWEHVTIDFVTHLPMTSRQCDVIWDHLPLIEFSYNNSYHCSIDMAPFEALYGCHCQTPLFWDEVGERHVEGPEMIKYILDMVELNRKRIKTVQARQVNYANTKRIPLHFETGEYVFLRVSPFRKVMRFGLKGKLAPRFIGPFDILEKVGDLAYHLALPLYLSSICNVFHVSLLR, encoded by the exons ATGTTGGGGGATCAACATCTGTATCTGGTTCACAAGCATCAGTTCCATAGAGGACAGCAGGAAAATCGGTTGGGAGCACCAACAAGGGGCCACGTGTTCCAGGTCAA acagctgaagaccCAAGAAGGGAACTACCCAGTGCATGATATAGAGCTTGCAGCGATAGTGTTTGcgctgaagatctggcgtcattaccTGTATGGCGAGCGATTTGAGATCTTTTTGGATCGCAAGAGTTTGAAATACTCATTCACTCAGgaagagttgaacatgcgacatCGTTGTTGGATAGATTTTctcaaggattatgattgtgggATCAAGTATCATCCTGGTACTGCAAATCTAGTGGCAGATGCACTTAGCCGCAAG GTTAAGGAGGAGCATCGACGAACAAGTGGTCTGATGCAGAGCTTGGAGATTTCAGAATGGAattgggagcatgtgacgattgattttgtcacccacttgccaatGACCTCCAGGCAGTGTGATGTGATTTGG GATCACTTACCGTTGATTGAGTTTTcctacaacaacagctatcattgTAGCATTgacatggcaccattcgaagcttTGTATGGTTGTCATTGTCAAACAcccttgttttgggatgaagtaGGGGAAAGACATGTTGAAGGACCCGAGATGATCAAATATATTTTAGATATGGTTGAGTTGAACAGGAAGAGGATCAAGACAGTGCAAGCCAGGCAGGTCAATTACGCCAACACCAAGCGCATACCACTACATTTTGAGACAGGAGAGTATGTTTTCCTACGAGTATCgccttttcggaaggtgatgaggttcggtcTGAAGGGCAAGTTAGCTcctagattcattggtccatttgataTATTGGAGAAagttggagatttggcttaccATTTGGCATTACCACTATATCTCTCAAGCATTTgcaatgtgttccacgtatcgtTACTCCGTTAG